Proteins from a single region of Chloroherpeton thalassium ATCC 35110:
- the asnB gene encoding asparagine synthase (glutamine-hydrolyzing), producing MCGIAGIITGGNPEILQKMVDIQAHRGPDDAGLQWFESANAGLAQRRLSILDLTNAGHQPMKNARGNRWITFNGEIYNYRELRAELQTKGYQFKSNSDTEVILAAYDEWGASAVNRFNGMFAFAIYDTDTRELFLARDHLGIKPLYYAQLGETLLFASEAKALFEYPAMKKEIEPDAVVSAIMLLWVPEPKTGFKNVFKLPAGHYAIFKNGKLSIQEYWDIPIPETTPTLTPALEAESTAKLVELLEQTIARQMISDVPVGAFLSGGLDSSLIVALMRKAAPGAKLSTYTIAFTEADKKMEAMPDDAMYARRVAKEFGTEHHELCIEPDSNKHLQKILWHLDDPVADGAAINTYLISKQAKDNGTTVLLNGMGGDEVFGGYRKHFASLMIERYQKIPTPLRKGLIEPTVNAMPVAIGGKGIILTRWAKRFLGSASISPLNAYIYGFNYHKPDGLKQILAEHLFQTDFENLYPVRRYFELAERVKHLPLLQKMTYLDTKLFLTGINLLYSDKAMMAASVEGRPPLIDKEIVEFAAYLPSELKIKGREQKYLLKKAAESYLPNDIIYRPKAPFGTPLRAWMKTGLKSQMETLFSNNDFPHNHYLQNAYVLNLLEAHASGKTDNAHALWGAFGVANWINQNEPA from the coding sequence ATGTGTGGGATTGCCGGCATCATTACTGGTGGAAACCCGGAGATTTTGCAAAAAATGGTGGACATTCAGGCGCATCGCGGCCCTGACGACGCCGGCTTGCAATGGTTCGAATCTGCTAACGCCGGACTCGCACAACGCCGGCTTTCCATTTTAGATTTGACGAACGCTGGGCATCAGCCCATGAAAAATGCTCGTGGGAACCGCTGGATTACCTTCAACGGCGAAATTTATAACTACCGCGAACTCCGCGCAGAACTGCAAACCAAAGGCTATCAGTTCAAATCCAATTCCGATACGGAAGTCATTTTAGCCGCCTACGACGAATGGGGCGCTTCAGCTGTGAATCGTTTCAACGGCATGTTTGCTTTTGCGATTTACGACACCGATACACGCGAGCTTTTTTTAGCAAGAGATCATTTGGGCATCAAACCGCTTTATTACGCCCAACTTGGCGAAACGCTTCTTTTTGCCTCCGAAGCAAAAGCGCTTTTCGAATATCCGGCGATGAAAAAAGAAATCGAACCCGACGCGGTTGTGAGCGCAATCATGCTGCTTTGGGTGCCGGAGCCGAAAACGGGCTTCAAGAATGTCTTCAAACTGCCAGCCGGACATTACGCGATTTTTAAAAATGGCAAGCTTTCTATTCAGGAATATTGGGACATACCGATTCCTGAAACCACGCCAACCTTAACGCCTGCGTTGGAAGCCGAAAGCACAGCCAAACTGGTTGAATTGCTGGAGCAAACCATCGCGCGGCAAATGATTTCGGATGTGCCGGTAGGCGCGTTTTTGTCGGGCGGACTGGATTCATCGCTTATTGTCGCGCTCATGCGCAAGGCGGCGCCCGGCGCGAAGCTTTCGACTTACACCATCGCCTTTACTGAAGCCGATAAAAAAATGGAGGCCATGCCCGACGACGCTATGTATGCTCGGCGCGTCGCCAAAGAATTCGGCACGGAGCATCACGAGCTTTGCATCGAGCCGGATAGCAATAAGCATTTGCAAAAAATCCTCTGGCATTTGGACGATCCCGTCGCCGATGGCGCGGCCATCAACACGTATTTGATTTCCAAACAAGCAAAAGACAACGGCACAACCGTGCTTCTGAATGGCATGGGCGGCGACGAAGTTTTTGGCGGCTATCGCAAACACTTTGCCTCATTAATGATTGAGCGTTATCAAAAAATCCCGACGCCGCTTCGCAAAGGCCTGATTGAACCGACAGTCAACGCCATGCCGGTGGCAATTGGCGGCAAGGGCATTATTCTAACGCGCTGGGCAAAACGCTTCCTTGGTAGCGCAAGCATATCACCATTAAACGCTTATATTTATGGATTTAATTATCATAAACCTGATGGCTTAAAACAAATTCTCGCCGAGCATTTGTTCCAAACGGATTTTGAAAATCTTTATCCAGTTCGCCGCTATTTTGAACTGGCAGAACGCGTCAAGCATTTGCCGCTTCTGCAAAAAATGACTTATCTCGATACGAAGCTTTTTTTAACCGGCATCAATCTGCTTTATTCCGACAAAGCGATGATGGCCGCTTCGGTGGAAGGTCGCCCGCCGCTGATTGATAAAGAAATTGTAGAATTTGCTGCTTATTTACCGTCGGAGCTAAAAATCAAAGGCCGCGAACAAAAATATCTCTTAAAGAAAGCTGCTGAATCCTACCTCCCTAACGACATCATTTATAGACCAAAAGCCCCTTTTGGCACGCCGCTTCGTGCATGGATGAAAACCGGTTTGAAATCGCAAATGGAAACCTTATTTTCCAATAACGATTTTCCCCATAATCACTATCTCCAAAATGCTTACGTACTGAATTTGCTGGAAGCTCATGCAAGCGGGAAAACCGACAACGCACACGCACTTTGGGGCGCTTTTGGCGTGGCAAATTGGATTAACCAAAATGAACCTGCTTAG
- a CDS encoding DUF354 domain-containing protein: MRIWVDIDNSPHVPFFSPILKELKQRGHEVIVTSRQYAQTRELLENHEIEFLEVGEHAGKSKLKKVLNVIQRANHLKKAVQSFKPEVAVSHGSRAQSIAAWMLGIPKLLLFDYEWTEMHIFKRFSTLMACPTALTDDVLQRAGLPIKKIKKYHGFKEELYLPSLQPDHHFRSSLEIPDNAIFVVIRPSSMTSNYHDALSEEILTRLLLKVKDIANVMALVVPRTEVDRRFTEKIIAEQNIQNVKILKKAVPGLQLLYWADVVVSGGGTMNRESALLGTPTYSMFTGARPAIDQVLQQQGTITFIETPQQVDSIEFQKVTRKERYTYEEKGLPEEISNMIEQLVKKSF, from the coding sequence ATGCGTATTTGGGTTGATATTGACAATTCGCCGCATGTGCCCTTTTTTTCACCAATTCTAAAGGAATTGAAACAGAGAGGGCATGAAGTAATAGTAACTTCACGCCAATATGCGCAAACGCGCGAGCTCTTGGAAAATCACGAGATTGAATTCCTTGAAGTTGGTGAACATGCAGGGAAAAGCAAGCTAAAGAAGGTCTTAAACGTTATCCAGCGAGCCAATCATTTAAAAAAGGCGGTTCAATCCTTTAAGCCGGAGGTGGCCGTTAGTCACGGTTCGAGGGCGCAGTCCATTGCCGCTTGGATGCTTGGGATTCCCAAGTTGCTGCTTTTTGACTACGAATGGACTGAAATGCACATTTTCAAACGATTTTCAACATTAATGGCCTGCCCAACGGCGTTAACTGATGACGTGCTGCAACGAGCAGGTTTGCCTATCAAGAAAATCAAAAAGTACCATGGCTTTAAGGAAGAGTTATATCTTCCATCACTTCAACCGGATCATCATTTTCGCTCATCACTCGAAATTCCAGATAACGCCATATTTGTCGTTATCCGCCCGTCTAGCATGACGTCGAACTATCACGATGCTTTAAGTGAAGAAATCCTTACGCGACTGCTGCTCAAGGTAAAAGACATCGCCAATGTGATGGCGTTAGTCGTGCCACGAACAGAAGTTGATAGGCGATTTACGGAAAAAATCATTGCAGAGCAGAACATCCAGAATGTAAAGATTTTAAAGAAAGCCGTTCCTGGCTTACAGCTTCTATACTGGGCAGATGTGGTGGTTTCTGGCGGCGGCACGATGAATAGAGAATCCGCTCTGTTAGGGACGCCTACTTACAGCATGTTTACTGGCGCGCGACCTGCAATTGACCAGGTTTTGCAACAGCAAGGAACAATTACATTTATAGAAACGCCCCAACAAGTTGATTCAATTGAATTTCAAAAAGTGACGCGAAAGGAGCGATACACGTATGAAGAGAAGGGCTTACCAGAAGAAATTTCGAATATGATTGAGCAACTTGTAAAGAAATCATTCTGA
- a CDS encoding sugar transferase, whose translation MFKSIPKYKYVLAILDYLLLLISFLIAVQFRFADSSLIEILSWPGALEQLLLVAIYNIAWLTIFQHFHLYKINVFLMVIDHAVPIFKSVGYGIIGLMILSFLLKEMPLVESRLIIGYFSISALTLISVVRIGIFRNLFVFLSEKRMIQRKVLIIGAGKSGQMMAADLALDTSHGFQVIGFLDDNQPSGSRAFEDLRVLGKIEDVKRVVDENGIEEVLVMIDNVSHDKLIHTLDIARQTSAIIKVSSELLDIVPNKVVIEKYLGVPVISVTHNKDSHGLLFIKRAFDIVFSLAGLVMLFVPMSIIAIVIKMTSKGPVFFKQNRIGKDGKPFSFYKFRSMYVNNDDKIHRDYAKQFITDAKSHTDQKAMSNTVVNSNGQVKKIVNDPRITTIGGILRKTSLDELPQLFNVLKGDMSLVGPRPCMPYEWEEYDKWHQRRLSVTPGCTGLWQVSGRSAVDFNDMVILDLYYIDNMSPLLDVKLILKTIPVMFFSKGGY comes from the coding sequence ATGTTCAAAAGTATTCCAAAATATAAGTATGTTTTAGCCATACTTGACTATTTGCTGCTGCTGATATCATTCCTGATTGCAGTTCAATTTCGATTTGCAGATTCATCGCTGATAGAAATTCTATCTTGGCCAGGCGCTCTGGAACAGTTGCTTTTGGTGGCAATCTACAACATTGCGTGGCTAACCATTTTCCAACATTTCCATCTGTACAAAATCAATGTATTTCTGATGGTGATCGATCATGCTGTGCCCATCTTCAAATCCGTCGGATATGGCATCATCGGCCTCATGATTCTCTCTTTTCTTTTGAAAGAGATGCCATTGGTGGAAAGCCGCTTGATTATCGGATATTTTTCGATCTCCGCCTTGACATTGATTTCCGTTGTGCGAATCGGCATCTTCAGAAATTTATTTGTGTTCCTTTCCGAAAAACGAATGATTCAGCGCAAAGTGCTCATTATCGGCGCTGGCAAAAGCGGCCAAATGATGGCTGCAGATTTAGCCTTAGATACAAGCCACGGCTTTCAGGTAATTGGCTTCCTGGATGATAACCAGCCGAGCGGCTCAAGAGCCTTTGAAGATTTGCGCGTGCTTGGAAAAATCGAAGATGTTAAGCGCGTTGTCGATGAAAATGGCATCGAAGAAGTTTTGGTCATGATCGACAATGTCTCTCACGATAAATTGATTCACACATTAGACATCGCCCGCCAAACCAGCGCGATCATAAAGGTGTCTTCCGAACTTTTGGATATTGTGCCAAACAAAGTTGTCATTGAAAAATATTTGGGCGTTCCGGTTATTTCTGTCACACACAATAAGGACTCGCACGGCTTGCTTTTCATCAAGCGCGCTTTTGATATTGTTTTTTCGCTTGCTGGGCTTGTCATGCTGTTCGTCCCGATGTCTATTATTGCGATTGTGATCAAAATGACCTCGAAAGGCCCTGTGTTTTTCAAACAGAATCGCATTGGAAAAGATGGCAAACCATTTTCATTTTATAAATTTAGAAGCATGTATGTCAATAATGATGATAAAATTCATCGTGATTATGCCAAACAATTTATTACGGACGCCAAAAGCCATACGGATCAAAAAGCCATGTCGAACACGGTTGTAAATTCAAATGGCCAAGTTAAAAAGATTGTAAATGATCCTCGCATTACAACGATTGGCGGCATTTTGAGAAAAACAAGCCTTGACGAACTGCCGCAATTATTTAATGTGCTAAAAGGAGACATGAGCTTGGTTGGGCCAAGACCTTGTATGCCTTACGAGTGGGAAGAATATGATAAGTGGCATCAGCGGCGGCTTTCGGTAACGCCAGGCTGCACGGGCCTGTGGCAAGTTTCTGGACGAAGCGCGGTTGATTTTAACGACATGGTCATTTTGGACTTGTATTACATTGACAACATGTCGCCATTGCTCGATGTGAAATTGATTTTGAAGACAATCCCGGTCATGTTTTTTTCAAAAGGTGGCTATTAA
- a CDS encoding Gfo/Idh/MocA family protein, with protein sequence MMKIAVIGLGYWGPNLVRNFLAVEQVDGVIGCDKDESRLHKLKKRFPEVELCSSLDEVLTRDDVAAVAIATPVSTHYPLAKKALEAGKHCFVEKPFTTTVAEAEDLINTAEKKGLKIMVDHTFIYTGAVRKIKEVVDKQMLGDLYYFDSVRVNLGLFQHDVNVVWDLAPHDLSIMDYVLGKKPTSVSAIGSDHTGSGLENMAYLTVGFNNGLMAHFHVNWLAPVKIRKTLIGGSKSMIVYDDMEASEKIKIYDKGIEVKTREGVYETLVQYRTGDMLAPKLDQTEALAIETNHFVDCMLNNKTPLTDGISGLNVVRILEASEKSIKNSGSIVKLS encoded by the coding sequence ATTATGAAAATTGCAGTCATTGGTCTTGGATATTGGGGACCCAACTTGGTACGGAATTTTTTAGCCGTTGAACAGGTAGACGGCGTCATCGGATGCGACAAAGACGAAAGTCGTTTGCACAAATTAAAAAAGCGATTTCCTGAAGTAGAGCTGTGCAGTTCACTCGATGAAGTGCTCACGCGAGACGATGTTGCCGCTGTGGCAATTGCAACGCCAGTTTCAACACATTATCCATTAGCCAAAAAGGCTCTTGAGGCTGGCAAACATTGTTTTGTTGAAAAACCTTTTACCACAACGGTTGCAGAGGCCGAAGACCTGATTAACACGGCTGAGAAAAAAGGCCTAAAAATTATGGTTGACCACACGTTTATCTACACCGGAGCGGTTCGCAAAATCAAAGAGGTCGTTGATAAACAAATGCTTGGCGATCTTTATTACTTCGATTCAGTTCGCGTGAATTTAGGCTTGTTTCAACATGATGTGAATGTGGTTTGGGACTTAGCCCCGCACGATCTTTCTATCATGGACTATGTGCTTGGCAAAAAGCCCACATCCGTTTCCGCCATTGGCAGCGATCACACTGGCAGCGGCTTGGAAAATATGGCCTATCTGACGGTCGGCTTTAATAATGGATTGATGGCACATTTCCATGTCAATTGGCTGGCGCCAGTGAAGATCCGCAAAACGCTCATTGGTGGGTCAAAATCCATGATTGTTTATGATGATATGGAAGCCAGCGAGAAGATTAAAATTTACGATAAAGGCATCGAAGTAAAAACGCGCGAAGGCGTTTACGAAACGCTCGTGCAGTATCGCACCGGCGACATGTTAGCGCCGAAGCTCGACCAAACCGAAGCCCTCGCCATCGAGACAAACCATTTTGTCGATTGCATGTTAAATAATAAAACCCCGCTCACAGACGGCATCTCCGGCCTCAATGTGGTGCGGATTTTGGAAGCATCGGAAAAGTCTATTAAAAATTCCGGGAGTATCGTTAAATTAAGCTAA
- a CDS encoding acyl carrier protein produces MDRPTILSNIKQILERQGKAVEQLQEDSQLRDISFRSLDFSELCLRVEEEIGRELNFDAVVLRGIHTVKDVCNFIEKSISLTNRESTTQ; encoded by the coding sequence GTGGATAGACCAACCATACTATCAAATATCAAACAGATTCTTGAAAGACAAGGCAAAGCAGTAGAACAGCTACAAGAAGATTCACAGCTACGCGATATATCGTTCAGAAGCTTGGATTTCTCAGAGCTATGTTTAAGGGTTGAAGAGGAAATCGGAAGGGAATTAAACTTCGATGCTGTCGTTTTGCGAGGAATTCATACCGTAAAAGATGTGTGTAATTTTATTGAAAAATCAATTTCTCTAACGAATCGTGAATCTACAACCCAATAA
- a CDS encoding ANL family adenylate-forming protein — protein sequence MNLQPNNRFIVDSQVFSPSTLGGNTKALLQRHQLHGKRVAIISDDIHALLDAIICFYQEKADGLVLFRENIEDALKSVITAQGYTILFLGKNQQELVQPAQASSCEARPGYISILTSGTTGTPKLIPHTWDSLFTLKHNTGVQALSWLFPYTPGTYAWYQMVTLWMFVENQTIVSAAEVLPELLWDVGVQNQVNAVSATPTFWRYLLLQKGTDELSALSMKQLTLGGEPIDRVILNQLKEIYPAAKLTHIYASSEAGASIVVNDGQAGFPSSWLDESDTKNKSIKIVDNKLFIKSPHRSVAVADWLDTGDVVEIKDERVFIVGREGSEYINVGGQKVYSKLVQDVLLQHPKVAWCRVYGRKAPIVGEMVCAEIVMKKQVAGEPIGDLEKELTAHCNRHALSANMIPRLWRFLEKIPVGKNFKSKV from the coding sequence GTGAATCTACAACCCAATAATCGGTTTATTGTTGACTCGCAAGTCTTTTCCCCTTCAACTTTAGGCGGCAATACCAAAGCTCTTCTACAACGACATCAATTACACGGCAAGCGTGTTGCAATCATCTCCGATGATATTCATGCTTTGCTGGATGCCATTATCTGTTTTTATCAAGAAAAAGCAGATGGCTTAGTCCTTTTCAGAGAAAACATAGAGGACGCATTAAAATCGGTTATAACGGCTCAAGGCTATACGATTTTATTTCTCGGAAAAAATCAGCAGGAGCTTGTTCAGCCCGCTCAAGCCTCATCTTGCGAAGCGCGCCCAGGCTATATCTCCATTCTAACTTCGGGGACAACCGGCACGCCGAAACTCATTCCACACACTTGGGATTCGTTATTTACATTAAAACACAACACAGGGGTGCAGGCGCTGAGTTGGCTATTTCCTTATACACCAGGGACTTACGCTTGGTATCAGATGGTTACCTTATGGATGTTTGTTGAAAATCAAACAATTGTGTCGGCAGCGGAGGTTTTGCCTGAATTGCTATGGGACGTCGGTGTGCAAAATCAAGTGAATGCCGTGAGTGCAACTCCGACATTTTGGCGATATTTGCTACTACAAAAAGGCACGGATGAGCTATCAGCATTAAGTATGAAACAGCTTACGCTGGGAGGAGAGCCGATCGACCGAGTGATTTTAAACCAACTGAAAGAAATCTATCCGGCAGCAAAACTCACCCATATTTATGCCTCTTCCGAAGCCGGTGCATCTATTGTTGTAAATGACGGCCAAGCCGGATTTCCCTCTTCTTGGCTCGATGAAAGTGACACCAAAAATAAATCCATCAAGATTGTTGATAACAAATTGTTCATAAAATCTCCTCATCGCTCCGTTGCCGTCGCAGATTGGTTGGACACGGGAGATGTGGTGGAAATTAAAGATGAGCGCGTGTTTATCGTGGGCAGGGAAGGCAGTGAGTATATCAATGTCGGCGGACAGAAAGTCTATTCCAAACTGGTTCAAGATGTCTTGCTCCAGCATCCAAAAGTCGCGTGGTGCCGGGTCTATGGGAGAAAAGCTCCGATTGTCGGGGAAATGGTTTGCGCCGAAATCGTCATGAAAAAACAAGTTGCCGGCGAGCCGATAGGTGATTTGGAAAAAGAACTTACGGCGCATTGCAACCGCCATGCGCTTTCTGCAAACATGATTCCGCGTTTATGGCGGTTCTTAGAGAAAATTCCGGTCGGAAAAAATTTTAAAAGCAAAGTATAA
- a CDS encoding SDR family NAD(P)-dependent oxidoreductase encodes MSELQSVIVSGGSRGLGLSFVKQCLEKGVKVATCARKLTNEINDLQQRYPDRLFFQEVDITDSNAQKKFVNSVASAFGEISALVNNAAVGQDHLLTHLPEEKIHQIITTNLTSQILMTKLVVKKMLLGGNKGRIINISSICGVRGYPGLSVYSATKGAMDAFTRSLARELGNRGILVNSIAPGFFSSEMSQVLTEEQMQIIKRRTATEELTTPEQILPVLEMLLFTDNNISGQVLYVDGGAGI; translated from the coding sequence ATGAGCGAACTTCAGAGCGTTATCGTCAGCGGAGGAAGCAGAGGCTTAGGGCTGTCATTCGTAAAACAGTGTTTGGAAAAAGGCGTAAAGGTCGCAACCTGTGCAAGAAAGCTGACAAACGAAATAAACGATTTGCAGCAACGCTATCCCGACCGGCTTTTTTTTCAAGAAGTTGATATTACCGATAGCAATGCGCAAAAAAAGTTTGTCAACAGCGTTGCGTCAGCATTTGGCGAAATTTCCGCTTTGGTAAACAATGCCGCCGTCGGTCAGGATCATTTACTGACGCACCTTCCCGAAGAAAAAATTCATCAAATTATAACCACCAACTTAACCTCCCAAATTCTGATGACCAAGTTGGTCGTCAAAAAAATGCTGCTTGGTGGAAATAAAGGTCGCATTATTAATATTTCCTCAATTTGCGGCGTAAGAGGCTATCCGGGCTTGTCGGTGTATTCAGCCACTAAAGGCGCCATGGATGCCTTTACGCGCTCGTTGGCACGCGAACTTGGCAATAGAGGCATTTTGGTCAACTCCATTGCGCCCGGCTTTTTCTCTTCGGAGATGTCTCAGGTTTTAACGGAAGAGCAAATGCAAATCATCAAGCGGCGAACGGCCACTGAGGAGCTTACAACGCCCGAGCAAATTTTGCCCGTTTTGGAAATGCTCTTGTTCACAGACAATAACATCTCAGGCCAAGTGCTTTATGTTGACGGCGGCGCCGGCATCTGA
- a CDS encoding tetratricopeptide repeat protein — translation MKTAKFWQKKEGKVQLILILFFAVNIFASSQLFAQAGYKEYKKAQEFVSTGDLEKALQSLNGAIKKNPSYAEAYNFRGIVKKSLGRTQESIADFSQALKYSPNSTTIYNNRGISLYLVGRYQEALEDFNESLAIDNLNAEIWANRARTLTALGLTKDAIDSYNNAIGKEAYDPELYKLRGDLYAKLGFYGDALADFEKALELRDSYALCYLSRADVYRRLGLYAEAIEDVNVAIKLIPSNPEGYYYRGLILISRGGYPQAIRNFDYALSQDPNYHLAYHARGVAHDSLAQYQMSISDYTKAIELRANAWESYFNRGLAYIHLNELVKAKKDIKTALDLNPTSVEAREVLGKIQ, via the coding sequence ATGAAGACTGCAAAATTCTGGCAAAAAAAAGAGGGGAAAGTCCAATTGATTTTGATACTGTTTTTCGCAGTCAACATTTTTGCATCATCTCAGCTCTTTGCGCAGGCCGGTTATAAGGAGTATAAAAAAGCGCAGGAATTTGTTTCCACTGGAGATTTGGAAAAGGCCTTGCAATCGCTTAACGGTGCTATCAAAAAAAACCCAAGCTATGCGGAGGCCTACAATTTTCGCGGAATTGTCAAGAAAAGTCTGGGTAGAACGCAAGAATCCATAGCCGATTTCTCGCAGGCGCTGAAATATAGTCCTAATAGCACAACGATTTATAACAATCGCGGCATTTCGCTCTACTTAGTTGGGCGGTATCAAGAAGCTCTCGAGGATTTCAATGAGTCGCTTGCAATTGATAATCTTAACGCTGAAATTTGGGCAAACCGCGCAAGAACCTTAACCGCTTTAGGTTTAACCAAAGATGCCATCGACAGCTACAACAACGCAATTGGCAAAGAAGCATACGACCCGGAGTTGTATAAACTTCGGGGCGATCTTTACGCTAAGCTCGGCTTTTATGGTGATGCGCTTGCCGATTTTGAAAAAGCACTTGAGCTAAGGGATAGCTATGCGCTATGTTATTTGAGTCGTGCGGATGTGTATCGCCGGCTTGGTTTATACGCGGAAGCCATAGAAGATGTCAATGTGGCCATTAAACTGATTCCCAGCAACCCGGAAGGATATTATTATCGAGGCTTGATCCTTATTTCGCGAGGCGGTTATCCACAGGCAATTCGGAATTTTGACTATGCGCTCTCGCAAGACCCAAATTATCACTTGGCATATCATGCAAGAGGTGTGGCGCATGACAGCTTAGCCCAATATCAGATGAGCATTTCCGACTATACCAAAGCCATTGAGTTGCGAGCCAATGCGTGGGAAAGTTATTTCAACCGAGGGTTGGCTTACATTCATTTGAATGAATTGGTTAAAGCCAAAAAAGATATAAAAACTGCATTGGATCTCAATCCGACCTCCGTTGAAGCCCGTGAGGTGCTGGGGAAAATTCAATAA